In Salmo salar chromosome ssa03, Ssal_v3.1, whole genome shotgun sequence, a single genomic region encodes these proteins:
- the LOC106601372 gene encoding forkhead box protein D2-like yields MTLDLEPMEDFVIDVVGEGLRDNGEEHLVSLPLEEARSAEHEPDTFLSSSGQDEDRDDYSPTSKCPPAASKSPASVKPPYSYIALITMAILQSPKKRLTLSEICDFISHRFVYYREKFPAWQNSIRHNLSLNDCFVKMPREPGNPGKGNYWTLDPNSSDMFENGSFLRRRKRFKRQHVRFGVLKEQPLEPSGFHNFYGTYGLGTAGLQLPSLEIYPFGFHHHAHSSCAPTIPPVSCLLPALSSLFTRNSLAAKAFLQSQQPVTIGSFNPSRCATFSSALTSSAPYASPALFHSAASPHLVSLHQEYQKFQTQRSTSDQAK; encoded by the coding sequence ATGACATTGGACTTGGAGCCCATGGAAGATTTTGTTATTGACGTAGTAGGAGAGGGACTCAGGGATAACGGAGAGGAGCATCTCGTGTCCTTACCTTTGGAAGAGGCGAGAAGCGCAGAGCATGAACCTGACACTTTTTTGTCTTCGAGCGGGCAGGACGAGGATAGGGACGACTACTCACCTACGTCGAAGTGTCCTCCAGCAGCAAGTAAAAGCCCGGCGTCGGTAAAGCCTCCATACTCCTACATCGCTTTGATAACAATGGCCATATTACAAAGCCCCAAAAAGCGTCTTACCCTCAGCGAGATATGTGACTTTATCAGCCACCGCTTCGTTTATTATCGTGAGAAGTTCCCTGCCTGGCAGAATTCCATCAGACACAACCTTTCGCTCAATGACTGCTTTGTCAAAATGCCCCGGGAGCCTGGTAATCCAGGAAAGGGAAACTACTGGACTCTAGACCCCAATTCTTCGGACATGTTTGAGAATGGGAGCTTTCTGCGTCGAAGGAAGAGGTTCAAACGCCAGCATGTTCGTTTCGGGGTGCTCAAGGAGCAACCCCTTGAGCCCAGTGGCTTTCACAACTTTTATGGTACTTATGGACTTGGCACAGCGGGTCTTCAGCTACCCAGTTTGGAGATATATCCGTTCGGCTTCCATCACCATGCACACTCGTCATGCGCGCCCACCATCCCACCTGTTAGCTGCCTGCTACCGGCTTTGTCGAGCCTGTTTACCCGGAACTCTTTAGCTGCCAAGGCTTTTCTTCAATCACAGCAGCCTGTCACTATCGGGTCCTTCAATCCGAGCCGCTGTGCCACCTTTTCTTCCGCTTTGACCTCCAGCGCTCCATACGCGTCCCCTGCGCTGTTCCACTCCGCGGCGTCTCCACATCTCGTCAGTTTACATCAAGAATATCAGAAATTCCAAACTCAGCGCAGCACCTCTGACCAGGCTAAATGA